One genomic segment of Amycolatopsis granulosa includes these proteins:
- a CDS encoding 5'-3' exonuclease H3TH domain-containing protein has translation MTLALLDSASLYFRSFYALPESMTAPDGTPVNAVRGFTDTLARIVTDRRPGRLVACLDADWRPKFRTDLLPSYKAHRVADAAANAEEVPDTLTPQVPIILELLEAFGFATAEAPGYEADDVIGALTAREEDDPVEVITGDRDLFQLVRTEPTPASVVYVGKGWAKAEVLGPAEIAGRYDVPVANAGAAYAEMAVLRGDPSDGLPGVAGIGEKTAAKLITRFGSLDGLLAAAAQGDKDVPPKTRAKLAEAREYLRVAPAVVKVAVDAPVSVSGPDEVPAAPADPDRVLQLAERWNLGSSATRLVKALTAAAR, from the coding sequence GTGACACTTGCCCTGCTGGACTCCGCGAGCCTGTACTTCCGCTCGTTCTACGCGCTGCCCGAGTCGATGACGGCGCCGGACGGCACGCCGGTCAACGCGGTGCGCGGGTTCACCGACACGCTGGCCCGCATCGTCACCGACCGGCGCCCCGGCCGGCTCGTCGCGTGCCTGGACGCGGACTGGCGCCCGAAGTTCCGCACCGATCTGCTGCCCAGCTACAAGGCGCACCGGGTGGCCGACGCCGCGGCGAACGCCGAGGAGGTCCCGGACACCCTCACCCCGCAGGTGCCGATCATCCTGGAGCTGCTGGAGGCGTTCGGGTTCGCCACCGCGGAGGCGCCCGGGTACGAGGCCGACGACGTGATCGGCGCGCTGACCGCGCGGGAGGAGGACGACCCGGTCGAGGTGATCACCGGGGACCGGGACCTGTTCCAGCTGGTGCGCACCGAGCCGACGCCCGCATCGGTGGTCTACGTGGGCAAGGGCTGGGCGAAGGCCGAGGTCCTGGGACCGGCCGAGATCGCCGGGCGCTACGACGTGCCGGTCGCCAACGCCGGGGCGGCCTACGCCGAGATGGCGGTGCTCCGCGGCGACCCGTCGGACGGGCTGCCCGGGGTGGCCGGGATCGGCGAGAAAACCGCGGCGAAGCTGATCACCCGGTTCGGGTCGCTGGACGGCCTGCTCGCCGCCGCCGCGCAGGGCGACAAGGACGTGCCGCCGAAGACCCGGGCCAAGCTCGCCGAGGCGCGGGAGTACCTGCGGGTCGCGCCGGCCGTCGTGAAGGTGGCCGTCGACGCGCCGGTGTCGGTGTCGGGGCCGGACGAGGTGCCCGCCGCCCCGGCCGATCCCGACCGCGTCCTGCAGCTGGCCGAGCGGTGGAACCTGGGCAGTTCGGCCACCCGCCTGGTCAAGGCGCTCACCGCCGCGGCCCGCTGA
- a CDS encoding GOLPH3/VPS74 family protein: MHRPDSLAAQLFLLAYDTDKNRLVSRSELGYALRAAALADLVLAGHLVDDGGKAAPAGAAPRLDPVLDLVLAEITGTSPRSWRRWVSRHAGHMVPVVRDQLAGDEVIKVEPHRVLGLFPAHRITLRRPQEVNRLAADVRRIIRGAGPASRVDARLGALCALAGTAELRTVLSRSERRQYRARLADLSRPVEPVVTALRKAIQAQRAAVASGG, encoded by the coding sequence ATGCACCGACCTGACTCCCTGGCCGCGCAGCTCTTCCTGTTGGCCTACGACACGGACAAGAACCGCCTGGTCTCGCGGTCCGAGCTGGGCTACGCCCTGCGGGCCGCGGCACTGGCCGACCTGGTGCTCGCCGGTCACCTCGTCGACGACGGCGGCAAGGCGGCCCCGGCCGGGGCCGCGCCCCGGCTGGACCCGGTCCTCGACCTCGTCCTGGCGGAGATCACCGGCACGTCGCCGCGGTCGTGGCGGCGCTGGGTGTCCCGCCACGCCGGCCACATGGTGCCCGTGGTCCGCGACCAGCTGGCCGGCGACGAGGTCATCAAGGTGGAGCCGCACCGCGTGCTCGGGCTGTTCCCGGCGCACCGGATCACGCTGCGCCGGCCGCAGGAGGTCAACCGGCTGGCGGCGGACGTCCGGCGGATCATCCGGGGCGCGGGACCCGCGTCCCGGGTTGACGCGCGGCTGGGCGCCTTGTGCGCGCTGGCGGGCACCGCCGAGCTGCGCACGGTGCTCAGCCGGAGCGAACGGCGCCAGTACCGCGCGCGGCTGGCCGACCTGAGCCGGCCGGTGGAGCCGGTGGTGACGGCGCTGCGCAAGGCCATCCAGGCGCAGCGCGCGGCCGTCGCCTCGGGCGGCTGA
- a CDS encoding SPFH domain-containing protein, which produces METVVDMPAPSTRERPANAVNGFAMLGLAMVLLAAGVILLVASGDSAGMTIGGVVALVAGVLVLRGLTAVAPGEARVVQLLGRYVGTLRTAGLQWVNPFTQRRKISTRIRNHETGVAKVNEADGNPIEIAAVVVWQVADTAQAVFEVDDFVEFVGIQSETAVRHIANAYPYDTPDDNRMSLRDNADEITEKLSAEISARVASAGVKIVESRITHLAYAPEIAQAMLRRQQAGAVVAARQRIVEGAVGMVEMALDRLAEHDVVDLDEERKATMVSNLLVVLVGDRDAQPVVNTGTLYQ; this is translated from the coding sequence GTGGAAACTGTCGTGGACATGCCGGCGCCGAGCACGCGCGAACGCCCGGCGAACGCGGTCAACGGATTCGCGATGCTGGGGCTGGCGATGGTCCTGCTGGCCGCGGGCGTGATCCTGCTCGTCGCCAGTGGCGACTCGGCGGGGATGACGATCGGGGGCGTCGTCGCCCTGGTCGCCGGAGTGCTCGTGCTCCGCGGGCTGACCGCGGTGGCGCCGGGGGAGGCGCGCGTCGTGCAGTTGCTGGGCCGCTACGTCGGCACCCTGCGCACCGCCGGGCTGCAGTGGGTCAACCCGTTCACCCAGCGGCGCAAGATCTCCACCCGCATCCGCAACCACGAGACGGGTGTCGCCAAGGTCAACGAGGCCGACGGCAACCCGATCGAGATCGCCGCCGTGGTCGTGTGGCAGGTCGCCGACACCGCCCAGGCGGTGTTCGAAGTGGACGACTTCGTGGAGTTCGTCGGCATCCAGAGCGAGACGGCGGTCCGTCACATCGCCAACGCCTACCCCTACGACACCCCGGACGACAACCGGATGTCGTTGCGGGACAACGCCGACGAGATCACCGAGAAACTGTCCGCGGAGATCTCCGCCCGCGTCGCCTCCGCCGGGGTGAAGATCGTCGAATCGCGGATCACGCACCTGGCCTACGCCCCGGAGATCGCGCAGGCGATGCTGCGGCGCCAGCAGGCGGGAGCCGTGGTGGCCGCCCGGCAGCGCATCGTCGAAGGCGCGGTCGGGATGGTGGAGATGGCGCTGGACCGGCTGGCCGAGCACGACGTCGTCGATCTGGACGAGGAACGCAAGGCGACGATGGTGAGCAACCTCCTCGTCGTCCTCGTCGGTGACCGGGACGCGCAGCCGGTGGTCAACACCGGGACGCTGTACCAGTAG
- a CDS encoding ATP-binding cassette domain-containing protein produces MADRQLEIDGLTKRYGARTALSDMTFEVRAGELFGFVGSNGAGKTTTMRIVLGVLAADAGQVRWDGAPVTLQTRNHIGYMPEERGLYPKMKVGEQLVYLARLHGMPATVARRSVETWTERLGVAARRDDEVQKLSLGNQQRVQLAAALVHDPAILVLDEPFSGLDPVAVDVMSQVLREKAAEGVPVVFSSHQLDLVERLCDRIGIVRDGHMVACGAVEELQAGSAVRLLVDAPAAPAGWADGLAGVTVVRQAGGRTELELGEGADDQAVLRAALTTGPVHEFARHRPSLTELFRHVVTEEVAA; encoded by the coding sequence GTGGCGGACAGGCAATTGGAGATCGACGGCCTGACCAAGCGGTACGGCGCGAGAACGGCGTTGTCGGACATGACGTTCGAGGTCCGCGCGGGCGAGCTGTTCGGGTTCGTGGGCAGCAACGGCGCGGGCAAGACCACGACGATGCGGATCGTGCTGGGGGTCCTGGCGGCCGACGCGGGACAGGTGCGCTGGGACGGGGCGCCGGTGACGTTGCAGACGCGCAACCACATCGGGTACATGCCCGAGGAGCGCGGCCTCTACCCGAAGATGAAGGTCGGCGAGCAGCTGGTCTACCTGGCCCGGCTGCACGGCATGCCGGCCACGGTGGCACGCCGGTCGGTCGAGACCTGGACCGAACGGCTCGGCGTGGCCGCCCGCCGCGACGACGAGGTGCAGAAGCTGAGCCTGGGCAACCAGCAGCGCGTGCAGCTGGCCGCCGCGCTGGTGCACGACCCGGCGATCCTGGTGCTCGACGAACCGTTCTCCGGGCTCGACCCGGTCGCGGTGGACGTGATGAGCCAGGTACTGCGGGAGAAGGCCGCCGAGGGCGTGCCGGTGGTGTTCTCCAGTCACCAGCTGGACCTGGTCGAGCGGTTGTGCGACCGGATCGGCATCGTGCGCGACGGGCACATGGTCGCCTGCGGCGCGGTCGAGGAGCTGCAGGCGGGGTCGGCGGTGCGGCTGCTGGTCGATGCGCCGGCGGCGCCGGCGGGCTGGGCGGACGGGCTCGCCGGGGTGACCGTCGTGCGGCAAGCGGGGGGCCGCACCGAACTGGAACTCGGCGAAGGCGCCGACGACCAGGCCGTGCTGCGCGCGGCGCTGACGACCGGCCCGGTGCACGAATTCGCGCGGCACCGCCCGTCACTGACCGAGTTGTTCCGGCACGTCGTGACCGAGGAGGTGGCGGCATGA
- a CDS encoding ABC transporter permease yields MTAPRRDHSGWAGVSLIASREIGIRLRSKAYRLSTLALLIVIIGFTVVMKLIGGNAADGTVGVTGATSALAAPMQAAAAAVGETVEVKTVPDEASGEAQLRDGDLDVLLVGDGTRVQAVVKKDLDDKGRTALELLASRLALDQQIAGLGGDPVQVNAAVAHAGVQVRPLEQPYPYNSQQLVLGIVAGVLIYLSLMLNGQSVAQGVVEEKTSRVVELLLATVRPWQLMTGKVLGIGAVGLIQMLVIGVVGIVAGLATGVLTISVSAAAGTVVWLIVWYLLGFLMYSIVFAGLGALVSRQEDVGGAITPALFFVIAGYVVGISVLPTDPGSGLVAILSVIPVFAPTLMPMRLAMGGVAPWEAILSVGLVVALIPALVWLSARIYRNAVLRTGAKVRIREALRAA; encoded by the coding sequence ATGACCGCACCACGCAGGGACCACAGCGGCTGGGCCGGTGTTTCGCTGATCGCCTCGCGCGAGATCGGCATCCGGTTGCGGTCCAAGGCCTACCGGCTGAGCACGCTCGCGCTGCTGATCGTGATCATCGGGTTCACGGTCGTGATGAAGCTGATCGGCGGGAACGCCGCCGACGGCACGGTCGGTGTCACCGGGGCGACCTCGGCGCTGGCGGCGCCGATGCAGGCCGCTGCCGCCGCGGTCGGCGAGACCGTCGAGGTGAAGACCGTGCCCGACGAGGCCAGCGGCGAGGCGCAGCTGCGGGACGGCGACCTGGATGTGCTGCTGGTCGGCGACGGCACCCGCGTGCAGGCCGTGGTGAAGAAGGACCTGGACGACAAGGGCCGCACGGCGCTGGAGCTGCTCGCGAGCCGTCTCGCGCTCGACCAGCAGATCGCCGGCCTGGGCGGTGACCCGGTGCAGGTCAACGCCGCGGTCGCGCACGCGGGCGTGCAGGTGCGGCCGCTGGAGCAGCCCTACCCCTACAACTCACAGCAGCTGGTGCTGGGGATCGTCGCCGGCGTGCTCATCTACCTGTCGCTGATGCTCAACGGGCAGTCGGTGGCGCAGGGCGTGGTCGAGGAGAAGACCAGCCGGGTGGTCGAGCTGCTGCTGGCCACGGTGCGGCCGTGGCAGCTGATGACCGGCAAGGTGCTGGGCATCGGCGCGGTCGGGCTGATCCAGATGCTGGTGATCGGTGTTGTCGGCATCGTCGCGGGGCTCGCGACCGGGGTGCTGACGATCTCGGTGTCGGCCGCCGCGGGCACGGTGGTGTGGCTGATCGTGTGGTACCTGCTCGGGTTCCTGATGTACTCTATCGTGTTCGCCGGGCTCGGTGCCCTGGTGTCGCGGCAGGAGGACGTCGGTGGGGCGATCACCCCGGCGCTGTTCTTCGTCATCGCCGGGTACGTCGTGGGGATCTCGGTGCTGCCGACCGACCCGGGCAGCGGGCTGGTGGCGATCCTGTCGGTGATCCCGGTGTTCGCGCCGACGCTGATGCCGATGCGGCTGGCGATGGGCGGCGTGGCGCCGTGGGAGGCGATCCTGTCCGTCGGGCTGGTCGTGGCGCTGATCCCGGCGCTGGTGTGGTTGTCGGCGCGGATCTACCGCAACGCCGTGCTGCGCACCGGGGCGAAGGTGCGGATCCGGGAAGCGCTGCGCGCGGCCTGA
- a CDS encoding GNAT family N-acetyltransferase: protein MNGYEIRALAAGEERAAFEVLGRALHATVTDELWRRRAASFPAERRFGAFTGEQVVGVAGSFATRLAVPGGKALPAAAVDGVAVRADHTRRGVLTALMAAQLADCARRGDVLATLHASEATIYGRFGYGAATRGKTVRITPAAFRGDAPAGGTVRLLTTAEARELLPGLYAEMGLNRPGMIERPDVWWSYARERLIGEHHVAVHTGPRGDDGFVLYRTEDRRTFDHPNRGAALVVQDLHATSTTAAAGLWRFLLRVDLVSEVRAPGRPLDEPVGAMLADPRACAVNGVDDDTWLRLVNVPAALAARSWGPGEPVVIEVTDPQLPANTGRYRLSPPGTRTTTAAAGLRVTPETLAMLYLGDARPSTLAAIGRIDVADPAALPHADALFATAVPPWCGTGF, encoded by the coding sequence GTGAACGGCTACGAGATCCGGGCGCTGGCGGCCGGGGAGGAGCGGGCGGCGTTCGAGGTGCTCGGCCGTGCCCTGCACGCCACCGTCACCGACGAGTTGTGGCGGCGCCGGGCAGCGTCCTTCCCGGCCGAGCGCCGGTTCGGCGCGTTCACCGGTGAGCAGGTGGTGGGTGTCGCGGGCTCCTTCGCCACCCGTCTCGCCGTGCCCGGCGGGAAAGCGCTTCCCGCCGCGGCCGTGGACGGGGTGGCGGTGCGGGCCGATCACACGCGACGCGGTGTCCTGACCGCGTTGATGGCCGCCCAGCTGGCGGACTGCGCCCGTCGTGGTGACGTGCTGGCCACCCTGCACGCCAGCGAGGCGACCATCTACGGCCGCTTCGGTTACGGCGCCGCAACCCGCGGCAAGACGGTGCGCATCACGCCGGCCGCCTTCCGCGGCGATGCGCCCGCGGGCGGCACCGTCCGGTTGCTCACCACGGCGGAGGCACGCGAACTGCTGCCCGGGCTGTATGCGGAGATGGGCCTGAACCGGCCCGGCATGATCGAGCGGCCTGACGTGTGGTGGTCGTATGCGCGCGAGCGCCTGATCGGCGAACACCATGTCGCCGTCCACACCGGACCGCGCGGCGACGACGGTTTCGTGCTCTACCGCACCGAGGACCGGCGCACGTTCGACCACCCCAACCGCGGCGCCGCGCTCGTCGTGCAGGACCTGCACGCCACGAGCACCACCGCGGCCGCCGGTCTCTGGCGGTTCCTGCTGCGGGTGGACCTCGTCTCCGAAGTCCGTGCGCCGGGGCGGCCGCTCGACGAGCCGGTGGGTGCGATGCTCGCCGACCCCCGCGCCTGCGCGGTGAACGGTGTGGACGATGACACCTGGCTCCGGTTGGTCAACGTGCCCGCGGCGCTGGCCGCCCGGAGCTGGGGACCGGGGGAGCCGGTCGTGATCGAGGTGACCGACCCGCAACTGCCCGCCAACACCGGCCGCTACCGGCTCTCACCCCCCGGGACGCGCACCACCACGGCCGCGGCCGGCCTGCGGGTCACCCCGGAGACACTGGCGATGCTCTACCTCGGCGACGCCCGGCCCAGCACGCTCGCCGCGATCGGGCGGATCGACGTGGCCGACCCGGCGGCGCTGCCTCATGCCGACGCCCTGTTCGCCACGGCGGTTCCGCCCTGGTGCGGCACGGGATTCTGA
- a CDS encoding DUF4333 domain-containing protein — MRITLMLVSAALALTGCHSAPPAPAPSTPAPAVVTSSPPPLTPVRRVFDPARVQDGVRRVLTESYLVTEVGDVSCPADQDVVAGRTFECTVDIAGKEEKVTITVRDAAGGYEVSQPKP, encoded by the coding sequence GTGCGGATCACGCTGATGCTCGTCAGCGCCGCCCTGGCGCTGACCGGATGCCACAGCGCGCCGCCTGCCCCCGCACCGTCGACTCCGGCCCCCGCGGTCGTGACGTCGTCCCCGCCGCCGCTGACCCCGGTTCGGCGGGTGTTCGACCCGGCCCGCGTGCAGGACGGGGTGCGGCGCGTGCTCACCGAGTCCTACCTCGTCACCGAGGTCGGCGACGTGTCCTGCCCGGCGGACCAGGACGTCGTCGCCGGCCGCACCTTCGAGTGCACCGTGGACATCGCCGGGAAGGAGGAGAAGGTGACGATCACGGTGCGTGACGCGGCCGGCGGCTACGAGGTCTCCCAGCCGAAGCCGTGA
- a CDS encoding GNAT family N-acetyltransferase: protein MSDYTVRTLRPDEHRAAADLFRATLHGVPTTDDSWRITERMLQPGRTLGAFDTELIGTARSFDAEMTLPGGARAGLAAVTGVGVRPDRTRRGVLTELMRTQLTDIAARGLPLAALRATEGVIYHRFGYGVATRSRSYEIDRRRAVLRPEVPAGGQVELWSLDTALKRLPALYDALPHPRPAMMTRPPYWWPGWERHAREATSPVVTVVHHGSEGLDGYLIYSVERKHWTEPATLEVISLQTATDEAFTGLWRYLLGVDLVDTIRAGERPVDEPVELLFTDIRAVRDTGGGDELWLRLVDVPAALGAREYTGEPVVLEVADPVLAANSGRYRVSPDGVHRTDETADLRLGVDALAMIYLGTWRPSLLAGAGRIRATSASGLERADRLFTTPVPAWCGTHF, encoded by the coding sequence GTGAGCGACTACACCGTGCGGACGTTGCGACCCGACGAGCACCGCGCCGCTGCCGACCTGTTCCGGGCCACCCTCCACGGCGTCCCCACCACGGACGACTCCTGGCGGATCACGGAACGGATGCTCCAGCCCGGCCGCACGCTCGGCGCGTTCGACACCGAACTCATCGGCACCGCCCGCTCCTTCGACGCGGAGATGACCCTGCCCGGTGGTGCCCGCGCGGGCCTCGCGGCAGTGACCGGGGTCGGGGTCCGGCCGGACCGGACCCGGCGGGGTGTCCTCACCGAACTCATGCGCACCCAGCTCACCGACATCGCGGCCCGCGGCCTGCCGTTGGCCGCGCTGCGGGCGACCGAAGGGGTCATCTACCACCGCTTCGGCTATGGCGTGGCCACGCGCAGCCGCAGCTACGAGATCGACCGGCGCCGCGCGGTGCTCCGCCCCGAGGTGCCTGCCGGCGGCCAGGTGGAACTGTGGTCGCTGGACACCGCCCTGAAGCGGCTGCCCGCGCTGTACGACGCGCTGCCGCACCCCCGCCCTGCCATGATGACCCGGCCACCGTACTGGTGGCCGGGCTGGGAACGGCACGCCCGCGAGGCGACGAGCCCGGTCGTGACGGTCGTGCACCACGGCAGCGAGGGCCTCGACGGGTATCTCATCTACTCGGTGGAACGCAAGCACTGGACCGAGCCGGCCACGCTGGAGGTCATCAGCCTGCAGACCGCCACGGACGAGGCGTTCACCGGGTTGTGGCGCTACCTGCTCGGTGTGGACCTCGTGGACACCATCCGGGCCGGCGAGCGCCCGGTGGACGAGCCGGTCGAGCTGCTGTTCACCGATATCCGCGCGGTGCGCGACACCGGCGGCGGGGACGAGCTGTGGCTGCGGCTGGTCGACGTGCCCGCGGCGCTGGGTGCGCGCGAGTACACGGGTGAGCCGGTCGTGCTGGAGGTGGCCGACCCGGTGCTGGCGGCCAACTCCGGGCGCTACCGGGTTTCACCCGACGGTGTGCACCGCACCGACGAGACGGCCGATCTGCGGCTGGGTGTGGACGCGCTGGCCATGATCTACCTCGGCACGTGGCGGCCGTCCCTGCTGGCGGGGGCGGGGCGGATCCGGGCGACGAGCGCGTCCGGGCTGGAGCGGGCCGACCGGTTGTTCACCACGCCGGTCCCGGCGTGGTGTGGTACACACTTCTGA
- a CDS encoding DUF4333 domain-containing protein, translated as MSTPYGGTDPQQWNQQPGYGQQPGHPPQYAQQPQYGGQPGYGQPQYGQQYPGQPQHPGAYGRPQQPPKKRGKGLAVGLGALVVVVAAFCVTAFVAPGFLKTTELSQTAVQDGVKQVLTGNYQLTGVSDVQCPAGQKVTTGATFTCAAVINGQGKTVQITIKNTAADYEVAYPR; from the coding sequence ATGAGCACGCCCTACGGCGGCACCGACCCCCAGCAGTGGAACCAGCAGCCCGGGTACGGGCAGCAACCCGGTCACCCACCCCAGTACGCGCAGCAGCCGCAGTACGGCGGGCAGCCCGGATACGGTCAGCCGCAGTACGGCCAGCAGTACCCGGGGCAGCCGCAGCACCCGGGCGCCTACGGTCGGCCGCAGCAGCCGCCGAAGAAGCGCGGTAAGGGCCTGGCCGTCGGGCTCGGCGCGCTGGTCGTCGTGGTCGCCGCGTTCTGCGTCACCGCGTTCGTCGCGCCCGGTTTCCTCAAGACCACCGAGCTCAGCCAGACGGCCGTGCAGGACGGCGTCAAGCAGGTCCTGACCGGCAACTACCAGCTCACCGGTGTCAGCGACGTGCAGTGCCCGGCCGGCCAGAAGGTGACCACGGGCGCCACGTTCACCTGCGCGGCGGTGATCAACGGCCAGGGCAAGACCGTGCAGATCACCATCAAGAACACCGCCGCCGACTACGAGGTCGCCTACCCCCGGTAA
- a CDS encoding DEAD/DEAH box helicase: MAARPSVSPAEAYQAAKRRAQYPQLTRFADEADFGFDDFQIRGCRALEDGHGVLVCAPTGAGKTVVGEFAVHLALAEGRKCFYTTPIKALSNQKYGDLVARYGNDAVGLLTGDTAINGNAQIVVMTTEVLRNMLYAGSSAITDLGYVVMDEIHYLADRFRGAVWEEVILHLPEYVRVVGLSATVSNAEEFGEWLVTVRGDTTVVVDEHRPVPLWQHMVVGNRLLDLFADDGSHGELRINPGLLRRVEEVGRMHAPAALRRGRGGRQYSRGPRFRPPSRVDLITRLDAAGLLPAIVFIFSRAGCDAAVSQVTRSGLRLNTPEEAAEVRRIVDTRTKDLPEGDLGVLGYWEWREALENGVAGHHAGLLPAFKETVEELFVRGLVKVVFATETLALGINMPARTVVLERLVKYNGEAHVDLTPGEYTQLTGRAGRRGIDVEGHAVVVWQPGMDPKAVAGLASTRTYPLRSSFRPGYNMAINLVAQLGHEQARELLEQSFAQFQADRSVVGLSRRIEKNREALKGYAEAVTGDFDAMLDYVQLRKKISDREKALARQNTAARRADTAASLEKLRRGDVIAVPAGRRAGLAVVIDPGLDPVREPRPVVVTEDRWSGPLSLSDFSAPVEPLGRIRLPKHVELRSPKTRRDIASHLRDSGIALPGRQKRRSGAGEDGELAALRRALRAHPCHGLAEREANIRWVERYHRLAAETEQLERRVAATTHSLARAFDRIRALLAERGYLAEHEDRVTEHGERLARLYSESDLLAAECIRHGVWEGLTPPELAAVVSTLVFEARRDSPGEPRLPAGGVPRAWQETAKIWTDLAEDERRHRLDRTREPDAGFAWPVYRWARGESLEKVLTAAEANSQELSAGDFVRWSRQVVDLLDQIKTVLGRADPVGDAAAQAVKALRRGVVAAGAE; the protein is encoded by the coding sequence GTGGCTGCTCGCCCTTCCGTGTCGCCGGCCGAGGCCTACCAGGCCGCCAAGCGCCGCGCCCAGTACCCCCAGCTGACCCGCTTCGCCGACGAGGCGGACTTCGGGTTCGACGACTTCCAGATCCGCGGCTGCCGCGCGCTGGAGGACGGCCACGGCGTACTCGTGTGCGCGCCCACCGGTGCGGGCAAGACCGTGGTCGGCGAGTTCGCGGTCCACCTCGCCCTCGCCGAGGGGCGCAAGTGCTTCTACACGACGCCGATCAAGGCGCTGTCCAACCAGAAGTACGGCGACCTGGTCGCCCGGTACGGCAACGACGCGGTCGGGCTGCTCACCGGTGACACCGCGATCAACGGCAACGCGCAGATCGTCGTGATGACCACCGAGGTCCTGCGCAACATGCTCTACGCGGGCTCCTCGGCCATCACCGACCTCGGCTACGTGGTGATGGACGAGATCCACTACCTCGCCGACCGGTTCCGTGGCGCGGTGTGGGAGGAGGTCATCCTGCACCTGCCGGAGTACGTGCGCGTGGTCGGCCTGTCCGCGACGGTCAGCAACGCCGAGGAGTTCGGCGAATGGCTGGTCACGGTGCGCGGGGACACCACGGTGGTGGTCGACGAGCACCGGCCGGTGCCGCTGTGGCAGCACATGGTGGTCGGCAACCGGCTGCTCGACCTGTTCGCCGACGACGGCTCGCACGGTGAACTGCGCATCAACCCCGGGCTGCTCCGGCGCGTCGAGGAGGTCGGGCGCATGCACGCGCCGGCCGCGCTGCGCCGCGGGCGGGGCGGCCGCCAGTACTCGCGCGGCCCGCGGTTCCGCCCGCCGTCGCGGGTGGACCTGATCACCCGCCTGGATGCGGCGGGCCTGCTCCCGGCGATCGTGTTCATCTTCTCCCGCGCCGGTTGTGACGCCGCCGTGAGCCAGGTGACCCGCTCGGGGCTGCGGCTGAACACCCCGGAAGAGGCCGCGGAGGTGCGCCGCATCGTGGACACGCGCACCAAGGACCTGCCCGAGGGCGACCTGGGTGTGCTCGGTTACTGGGAGTGGCGCGAGGCGCTGGAGAACGGCGTCGCCGGGCACCACGCCGGGCTGCTGCCCGCGTTCAAGGAGACCGTCGAGGAACTGTTCGTGCGCGGGCTGGTCAAGGTCGTGTTCGCCACCGAGACCCTCGCCCTGGGCATCAACATGCCCGCGCGCACCGTCGTCCTGGAACGGCTGGTCAAGTACAACGGCGAGGCGCACGTCGACCTCACCCCGGGCGAGTACACGCAGCTGACCGGCCGGGCGGGGCGCCGCGGAATCGACGTCGAGGGCCACGCGGTGGTGGTGTGGCAGCCGGGCATGGATCCCAAGGCCGTCGCCGGCCTGGCCTCGACCCGGACCTACCCGCTGCGGTCGTCGTTCCGGCCCGGCTACAACATGGCGATCAACCTGGTCGCCCAGCTCGGCCACGAGCAGGCCCGCGAGCTGCTGGAGCAGTCCTTCGCCCAGTTCCAGGCCGACCGCTCGGTGGTCGGCCTGTCGCGGCGCATCGAGAAGAACCGCGAGGCGCTCAAGGGTTACGCCGAGGCGGTGACCGGCGACTTCGACGCGATGCTCGACTACGTCCAGCTGCGGAAGAAGATCTCCGACCGGGAGAAGGCCCTGGCCCGGCAGAACACCGCCGCGCGCCGCGCCGACACCGCCGCCTCCCTGGAGAAGCTGCGCCGCGGTGACGTCATCGCCGTGCCCGCCGGCCGGCGCGCCGGGCTCGCGGTGGTGATCGACCCGGGTCTGGACCCGGTGCGTGAGCCGCGTCCGGTGGTGGTGACCGAGGACCGCTGGTCCGGCCCGCTGTCGCTGTCGGACTTCTCCGCGCCGGTGGAACCGCTCGGCCGGATCAGGCTGCCCAAGCACGTCGAGCTGCGGTCGCCGAAGACGCGCCGCGACATCGCCTCCCACCTGCGCGATTCCGGGATCGCGTTGCCCGGTCGGCAGAAGCGCCGGTCCGGTGCCGGGGAGGACGGTGAGCTGGCCGCGTTGCGCCGTGCCCTGCGTGCGCACCCGTGCCACGGGCTGGCCGAGCGGGAGGCCAACATCCGCTGGGTCGAGCGCTACCACCGGCTCGCGGCGGAGACCGAGCAGCTGGAACGCCGTGTCGCCGCGACCACCCACTCGCTGGCGCGCGCCTTCGACCGGATCCGGGCGCTGCTGGCGGAACGCGGGTACCTCGCCGAGCACGAGGACCGCGTCACCGAGCACGGCGAGCGGCTGGCCCGCCTCTACAGCGAGTCGGACCTGCTCGCGGCCGAGTGCATCCGGCACGGTGTGTGGGAGGGGCTGACACCGCCCGAACTGGCGGCGGTCGTGTCGACGCTGGTGTTCGAGGCGCGGCGGGACTCGCCCGGGGAGCCGCGCCTGCCCGCCGGCGGCGTGCCCCGGGCGTGGCAGGAGACCGCCAAGATCTGGACCGACCTCGCCGAGGACGAGCGCCGCCACCGCCTGGACCGGACCCGGGAGCCCGACGCCGGGTTCGCCTGGCCGGTGTACCGGTGGGCGCGCGGCGAATCACTGGAGAAGGTGCTCACCGCGGCCGAGGCCAACAGCCAGGAACTGTCCGCCGGGGACTTCGTGCGCTGGTCGCGGCAGGTGGTCGACCTGCTCGACCAGATCAAGACCGTGCTCGGGCGGGCCGACCCGGTCGGGGACGCCGCCGCCCAGGCGGTCAAGGCGCTGCGCCGCGGGGTCGTGGCGGCCGGTGCCGAGTAG